One genomic region from Prionailurus bengalensis isolate Pbe53 chromosome C1, Fcat_Pben_1.1_paternal_pri, whole genome shotgun sequence encodes:
- the PABPC4 gene encoding polyadenylate-binding protein 4 isoform X1: MNAAASSYPMASLYVGDLHSDVTEAMLYEKFSPAGPVLSIRVCRDMITRRSLGYAYVNFQQPADAERALDTMNFDVIKGKPIRIMWSQRDPSLRKSGVGNVFIKNLDKSIDNKALYDTFSAFGNILSCKVVCDENGSKGYAFVHFETQEAADKAIEKMNGMLLNDRKVFVGRFKSRKEREAELGAKAKEFTNVYIKNFGEEVDDESLKELFSQFGKTLSVKVMRDPSGKSKGFGFVSYEKHEDANKAVEEMNGKEISGKVIFVGRAQKKVERQAELKRKFEQLKQERISRYQGVNLYIKNLDDTIDDEKLRKEFSPFGSITSAKVMLEDGRSKGFGFVCFSSPEEATKAVTEMNGRIVGSKPLYVALAQRKEERKAHLTNQYMQRVAGMRALPANAILNQFQPAAGGYFVPAVPQAQGRPPYYTPNQLAQMRPNPRWQQGGRPQGFQGMPSAIRQSGPRPALRHLAPTGNAPASRGLPTTAQRVGSECPDRLAMDFGGAGAAQQGLTDSCQSGGVPTAVQTLAPRAAVAAAAPRAVAPYKYASSVRSPHPAIQPLQAPQPAVHVQGQEPLTASMLAAAPPQEQKQMLGERLFPLIQTMHSNLAGKITGMLLEIDNSELLHMLESPESLRSKVDEAVAVLQAHHAKKEAAQKVGAVAAATS; encoded by the exons CTGAGCGGGCCTTGGATACCATGAACTTTGATGTGATTAAGGGAAAGCCAATCCGCATCATGTGGTCTCAGAGGGATCCCTCTTTGAGAAAATCTGGTGTGGGAAATGTCTTCATCAAGAATCTGGACAAATCTATAGATAACAAGGCACTTTATGATACTTTTTCTGCTTTTGGAAACATTCTGTCTTGCAAG GTGGTGTGTGATGAGAACGGCTCTAAGGGTTATGCCTTTGTCCACTTCGAGACCCAAGAGGCTGCTGACAAGGCCATCGAGAAGATGAACGGCATGCTCCTCAATGACCGCAAAGT GTTTGTGGGCAGATTCAAGTCTCGAAAAGAGCGGGAAGCCGAGCTTGGAGCCAAAGCCAAGGAGTTCACCAATGTTTATATCAAAAACTTTGGGGAAGAGGTGGATGATGAGAGCCTGAAAGAGCTGTTTAGTCAGTTTG GTAAGACCCTAAGTGTCAAGGTGATGAGAGATCCCAGTGGGAAATCCAAAGGCTTTGGCTTTGTGAGTTACGAAAAACACGAGGATGCCAATAAG GCCGTGGAagagatgaatggaaaagaaatcagTGGGAAAGTCATTTTTGTAGGCCGCGCACAGAAGAAAGTGGAACGGCAGGCCGAGTTAAAGCGGAAATTTGAACAGCTGAAGCAAGAGAGAATTAGTCGGTATCAG GGAGTGAATCTCTACATTAAGAACTTGGATGACACCATTGATGATGAGAAGTTAAGAAAAGAGTTTTCTCCTTTTGGATCAATCACCAGCGCTAAG GTAATGTTGGAGGATGGGAGAAGCAAAGGGTTTGGCTTTGTCTGCTTCTCATCTCCTGAAGAGGCGACCAAAGCGGTCACTGAGATGAATGGACGCATCGTGGGCTCCAAGCCGCTGTACGTCGCCCTggcccagagaaaggaagagagaaaggctCACCTGACCAACCAGTATATGCAGCGGGTGGCTGGAATGAGAGCACTTCCTGCCAATGCCATCTTAAATCAGTTCCAGCCTGCAGCCGGTGGCTACTTTGTGCCAGCAGTTCCACAG GCTCAGGGAAGACCTCCATATTACACACCTAACCAGTTAGCACAGATGAGGCCTAATCCACGCTGGCAGCAAGGTGGGAGACCTCAAG GCTTCCAAGGAATGCCAAGTGCTATACGCCAGTCTGGGCCTCGTCCAGCTCTTCGCCATCTGGCTCCAACTGGTAATGCTCCGGCCTCTCGTGGCCTCCCTACTACTGCTCAGAGAGTCG GGTCTGAGTGCCCGGACCGCTTGGCTATGGACTTTGGTGGGGCTGGTGCCGCCCAGCAAGGGCTGACTGACAGCTGCCAGTCTGGAG GTGTTCCCACAGCTGTGCAGACCTTAGCACCTcgtgctgctgttgctgctgctgctcctcgGGCTGTCGCACCTTATAAATACGCTTCCAGTGTCCGCAGCCCTCACCCTGCCATCCAGCCTCTGCAG gcaccccagcctgcGGTCCATGTGCAGGGGCAGGAGCCCTTGACCGCCTCCATGTTGGCTGCAGCACCCCCCCAGGAACAGAAGCAGATGTTGG GAGAACGTTTGTTCCCACTCATCCAAACCATGCATTCAAACCTGGCTGGAAAAATCACAGGAATGCTGCTGGAGATTGACAACTCTGAGCTGCTGCACATGCTGGAGTCCCCTGAGTCTCTCCGCTCCAAG GTGGATGAAGCTGTGGCGGTTCTACAGGCTCATCATGCCAAGAAAGAAGCTGCCCAGAAGGTGGGCGCTGTTGCTGCTGCTACCTCTTAG
- the PABPC4 gene encoding polyadenylate-binding protein 4 isoform X4, protein MNAAASSYPMASLYVGDLHSDVTEAMLYEKFSPAGPVLSIRVCRDMITRRSLGYAYVNFQQPADAERALDTMNFDVIKGKPIRIMWSQRDPSLRKSGVGNVFIKNLDKSIDNKALYDTFSAFGNILSCKVVCDENGSKGYAFVHFETQEAADKAIEKMNGMLLNDRKVFVGRFKSRKEREAELGAKAKEFTNVYIKNFGEEVDDESLKELFSQFGKTLSVKVMRDPSGKSKGFGFVSYEKHEDANKAVEEMNGKEISGKVIFVGRAQKKVERQAELKRKFEQLKQERISRYQGVNLYIKNLDDTIDDEKLRKEFSPFGSITSAKVMLEDGRSKGFGFVCFSSPEEATKAVTEMNGRIVGSKPLYVALAQRKEERKAHLTNQYMQRVAGMRALPANAILNQFQPAAGGYFVPAVPQAQGRPPYYTPNQLAQMRPNPRWQQGGRPQGFQGMPSAIRQSGPRPALRHLAPTGSECPDRLAMDFGGAGAAQQGLTDSCQSGGVPTAVQTLAPRAAVAAAAPRAVAPYKYASSVRSPHPAIQPLQAPQPAVHVQGQEPLTASMLAAAPPQEQKQMLGERLFPLIQTMHSNLAGKITGMLLEIDNSELLHMLESPESLRSKVDEAVAVLQAHHAKKEAAQKVGAVAAATS, encoded by the exons CTGAGCGGGCCTTGGATACCATGAACTTTGATGTGATTAAGGGAAAGCCAATCCGCATCATGTGGTCTCAGAGGGATCCCTCTTTGAGAAAATCTGGTGTGGGAAATGTCTTCATCAAGAATCTGGACAAATCTATAGATAACAAGGCACTTTATGATACTTTTTCTGCTTTTGGAAACATTCTGTCTTGCAAG GTGGTGTGTGATGAGAACGGCTCTAAGGGTTATGCCTTTGTCCACTTCGAGACCCAAGAGGCTGCTGACAAGGCCATCGAGAAGATGAACGGCATGCTCCTCAATGACCGCAAAGT GTTTGTGGGCAGATTCAAGTCTCGAAAAGAGCGGGAAGCCGAGCTTGGAGCCAAAGCCAAGGAGTTCACCAATGTTTATATCAAAAACTTTGGGGAAGAGGTGGATGATGAGAGCCTGAAAGAGCTGTTTAGTCAGTTTG GTAAGACCCTAAGTGTCAAGGTGATGAGAGATCCCAGTGGGAAATCCAAAGGCTTTGGCTTTGTGAGTTACGAAAAACACGAGGATGCCAATAAG GCCGTGGAagagatgaatggaaaagaaatcagTGGGAAAGTCATTTTTGTAGGCCGCGCACAGAAGAAAGTGGAACGGCAGGCCGAGTTAAAGCGGAAATTTGAACAGCTGAAGCAAGAGAGAATTAGTCGGTATCAG GGAGTGAATCTCTACATTAAGAACTTGGATGACACCATTGATGATGAGAAGTTAAGAAAAGAGTTTTCTCCTTTTGGATCAATCACCAGCGCTAAG GTAATGTTGGAGGATGGGAGAAGCAAAGGGTTTGGCTTTGTCTGCTTCTCATCTCCTGAAGAGGCGACCAAAGCGGTCACTGAGATGAATGGACGCATCGTGGGCTCCAAGCCGCTGTACGTCGCCCTggcccagagaaaggaagagagaaaggctCACCTGACCAACCAGTATATGCAGCGGGTGGCTGGAATGAGAGCACTTCCTGCCAATGCCATCTTAAATCAGTTCCAGCCTGCAGCCGGTGGCTACTTTGTGCCAGCAGTTCCACAG GCTCAGGGAAGACCTCCATATTACACACCTAACCAGTTAGCACAGATGAGGCCTAATCCACGCTGGCAGCAAGGTGGGAGACCTCAAG GCTTCCAAGGAATGCCAAGTGCTATACGCCAGTCTGGGCCTCGTCCAGCTCTTCGCCATCTGGCTCCAACTG GGTCTGAGTGCCCGGACCGCTTGGCTATGGACTTTGGTGGGGCTGGTGCCGCCCAGCAAGGGCTGACTGACAGCTGCCAGTCTGGAG GTGTTCCCACAGCTGTGCAGACCTTAGCACCTcgtgctgctgttgctgctgctgctcctcgGGCTGTCGCACCTTATAAATACGCTTCCAGTGTCCGCAGCCCTCACCCTGCCATCCAGCCTCTGCAG gcaccccagcctgcGGTCCATGTGCAGGGGCAGGAGCCCTTGACCGCCTCCATGTTGGCTGCAGCACCCCCCCAGGAACAGAAGCAGATGTTGG GAGAACGTTTGTTCCCACTCATCCAAACCATGCATTCAAACCTGGCTGGAAAAATCACAGGAATGCTGCTGGAGATTGACAACTCTGAGCTGCTGCACATGCTGGAGTCCCCTGAGTCTCTCCGCTCCAAG GTGGATGAAGCTGTGGCGGTTCTACAGGCTCATCATGCCAAGAAAGAAGCTGCCCAGAAGGTGGGCGCTGTTGCTGCTGCTACCTCTTAG
- the PABPC4 gene encoding polyadenylate-binding protein 4 isoform X6 — protein sequence MNAAASSYPMASLYVGDLHSDVTEAMLYEKFSPAGPVLSIRVCRDMITRRSLGYAYVNFQQPADAERALDTMNFDVIKGKPIRIMWSQRDPSLRKSGVGNVFIKNLDKSIDNKALYDTFSAFGNILSCKVVCDENGSKGYAFVHFETQEAADKAIEKMNGMLLNDRKVFVGRFKSRKEREAELGAKAKEFTNVYIKNFGEEVDDESLKELFSQFGKTLSVKVMRDPSGKSKGFGFVSYEKHEDANKAVEEMNGKEISGKVIFVGRAQKKVERQAELKRKFEQLKQERISRYQGVNLYIKNLDDTIDDEKLRKEFSPFGSITSAKVMLEDGRSKGFGFVCFSSPEEATKAVTEMNGRIVGSKPLYVALAQRKEERKAHLTNQYMQRVAGMRALPANAILNQFQPAAGGYFVPAVPQAQGRPPYYTPNQLAQMRPNPRWQQGFQGMPSAIRQSGPRPALRHLAPTGSECPDRLAMDFGGAGAAQQGLTDSCQSGGVPTAVQTLAPRAAVAAAAPRAVAPYKYASSVRSPHPAIQPLQAPQPAVHVQGQEPLTASMLAAAPPQEQKQMLGERLFPLIQTMHSNLAGKITGMLLEIDNSELLHMLESPESLRSKVDEAVAVLQAHHAKKEAAQKVGAVAAATS from the exons CTGAGCGGGCCTTGGATACCATGAACTTTGATGTGATTAAGGGAAAGCCAATCCGCATCATGTGGTCTCAGAGGGATCCCTCTTTGAGAAAATCTGGTGTGGGAAATGTCTTCATCAAGAATCTGGACAAATCTATAGATAACAAGGCACTTTATGATACTTTTTCTGCTTTTGGAAACATTCTGTCTTGCAAG GTGGTGTGTGATGAGAACGGCTCTAAGGGTTATGCCTTTGTCCACTTCGAGACCCAAGAGGCTGCTGACAAGGCCATCGAGAAGATGAACGGCATGCTCCTCAATGACCGCAAAGT GTTTGTGGGCAGATTCAAGTCTCGAAAAGAGCGGGAAGCCGAGCTTGGAGCCAAAGCCAAGGAGTTCACCAATGTTTATATCAAAAACTTTGGGGAAGAGGTGGATGATGAGAGCCTGAAAGAGCTGTTTAGTCAGTTTG GTAAGACCCTAAGTGTCAAGGTGATGAGAGATCCCAGTGGGAAATCCAAAGGCTTTGGCTTTGTGAGTTACGAAAAACACGAGGATGCCAATAAG GCCGTGGAagagatgaatggaaaagaaatcagTGGGAAAGTCATTTTTGTAGGCCGCGCACAGAAGAAAGTGGAACGGCAGGCCGAGTTAAAGCGGAAATTTGAACAGCTGAAGCAAGAGAGAATTAGTCGGTATCAG GGAGTGAATCTCTACATTAAGAACTTGGATGACACCATTGATGATGAGAAGTTAAGAAAAGAGTTTTCTCCTTTTGGATCAATCACCAGCGCTAAG GTAATGTTGGAGGATGGGAGAAGCAAAGGGTTTGGCTTTGTCTGCTTCTCATCTCCTGAAGAGGCGACCAAAGCGGTCACTGAGATGAATGGACGCATCGTGGGCTCCAAGCCGCTGTACGTCGCCCTggcccagagaaaggaagagagaaaggctCACCTGACCAACCAGTATATGCAGCGGGTGGCTGGAATGAGAGCACTTCCTGCCAATGCCATCTTAAATCAGTTCCAGCCTGCAGCCGGTGGCTACTTTGTGCCAGCAGTTCCACAG GCTCAGGGAAGACCTCCATATTACACACCTAACCAGTTAGCACAGATGAGGCCTAATCCACGCTGGCAGCAAG GCTTCCAAGGAATGCCAAGTGCTATACGCCAGTCTGGGCCTCGTCCAGCTCTTCGCCATCTGGCTCCAACTG GGTCTGAGTGCCCGGACCGCTTGGCTATGGACTTTGGTGGGGCTGGTGCCGCCCAGCAAGGGCTGACTGACAGCTGCCAGTCTGGAG GTGTTCCCACAGCTGTGCAGACCTTAGCACCTcgtgctgctgttgctgctgctgctcctcgGGCTGTCGCACCTTATAAATACGCTTCCAGTGTCCGCAGCCCTCACCCTGCCATCCAGCCTCTGCAG gcaccccagcctgcGGTCCATGTGCAGGGGCAGGAGCCCTTGACCGCCTCCATGTTGGCTGCAGCACCCCCCCAGGAACAGAAGCAGATGTTGG GAGAACGTTTGTTCCCACTCATCCAAACCATGCATTCAAACCTGGCTGGAAAAATCACAGGAATGCTGCTGGAGATTGACAACTCTGAGCTGCTGCACATGCTGGAGTCCCCTGAGTCTCTCCGCTCCAAG GTGGATGAAGCTGTGGCGGTTCTACAGGCTCATCATGCCAAGAAAGAAGCTGCCCAGAAGGTGGGCGCTGTTGCTGCTGCTACCTCTTAG
- the PABPC4 gene encoding polyadenylate-binding protein 4 isoform X3, whose translation MNAAASSYPMASLYVGDLHSDVTEAMLYEKFSPAGPVLSIRVCRDMITRRSLGYAYVNFQQPADAERALDTMNFDVIKGKPIRIMWSQRDPSLRKSGVGNVFIKNLDKSIDNKALYDTFSAFGNILSCKVVCDENGSKGYAFVHFETQEAADKAIEKMNGMLLNDRKVFVGRFKSRKEREAELGAKAKEFTNVYIKNFGEEVDDESLKELFSQFGKTLSVKVMRDPSGKSKGFGFVSYEKHEDANKAVEEMNGKEISGKVIFVGRAQKKVERQAELKRKFEQLKQERISRYQGVNLYIKNLDDTIDDEKLRKEFSPFGSITSAKVMLEDGRSKGFGFVCFSSPEEATKAVTEMNGRIVGSKPLYVALAQRKEERKAHLTNQYMQRVAGMRALPANAILNQFQPAAGGYFVPAVPQAQGRPPYYTPNQLAQMRPNPRWQQGFQGMPSAIRQSGPRPALRHLAPTGNAPASRGLPTTAQRVGSECPDRLAMDFGGAGAAQQGLTDSCQSGGVPTAVQTLAPRAAVAAAAPRAVAPYKYASSVRSPHPAIQPLQAPQPAVHVQGQEPLTASMLAAAPPQEQKQMLGERLFPLIQTMHSNLAGKITGMLLEIDNSELLHMLESPESLRSKVDEAVAVLQAHHAKKEAAQKVGAVAAATS comes from the exons CTGAGCGGGCCTTGGATACCATGAACTTTGATGTGATTAAGGGAAAGCCAATCCGCATCATGTGGTCTCAGAGGGATCCCTCTTTGAGAAAATCTGGTGTGGGAAATGTCTTCATCAAGAATCTGGACAAATCTATAGATAACAAGGCACTTTATGATACTTTTTCTGCTTTTGGAAACATTCTGTCTTGCAAG GTGGTGTGTGATGAGAACGGCTCTAAGGGTTATGCCTTTGTCCACTTCGAGACCCAAGAGGCTGCTGACAAGGCCATCGAGAAGATGAACGGCATGCTCCTCAATGACCGCAAAGT GTTTGTGGGCAGATTCAAGTCTCGAAAAGAGCGGGAAGCCGAGCTTGGAGCCAAAGCCAAGGAGTTCACCAATGTTTATATCAAAAACTTTGGGGAAGAGGTGGATGATGAGAGCCTGAAAGAGCTGTTTAGTCAGTTTG GTAAGACCCTAAGTGTCAAGGTGATGAGAGATCCCAGTGGGAAATCCAAAGGCTTTGGCTTTGTGAGTTACGAAAAACACGAGGATGCCAATAAG GCCGTGGAagagatgaatggaaaagaaatcagTGGGAAAGTCATTTTTGTAGGCCGCGCACAGAAGAAAGTGGAACGGCAGGCCGAGTTAAAGCGGAAATTTGAACAGCTGAAGCAAGAGAGAATTAGTCGGTATCAG GGAGTGAATCTCTACATTAAGAACTTGGATGACACCATTGATGATGAGAAGTTAAGAAAAGAGTTTTCTCCTTTTGGATCAATCACCAGCGCTAAG GTAATGTTGGAGGATGGGAGAAGCAAAGGGTTTGGCTTTGTCTGCTTCTCATCTCCTGAAGAGGCGACCAAAGCGGTCACTGAGATGAATGGACGCATCGTGGGCTCCAAGCCGCTGTACGTCGCCCTggcccagagaaaggaagagagaaaggctCACCTGACCAACCAGTATATGCAGCGGGTGGCTGGAATGAGAGCACTTCCTGCCAATGCCATCTTAAATCAGTTCCAGCCTGCAGCCGGTGGCTACTTTGTGCCAGCAGTTCCACAG GCTCAGGGAAGACCTCCATATTACACACCTAACCAGTTAGCACAGATGAGGCCTAATCCACGCTGGCAGCAAG GCTTCCAAGGAATGCCAAGTGCTATACGCCAGTCTGGGCCTCGTCCAGCTCTTCGCCATCTGGCTCCAACTGGTAATGCTCCGGCCTCTCGTGGCCTCCCTACTACTGCTCAGAGAGTCG GGTCTGAGTGCCCGGACCGCTTGGCTATGGACTTTGGTGGGGCTGGTGCCGCCCAGCAAGGGCTGACTGACAGCTGCCAGTCTGGAG GTGTTCCCACAGCTGTGCAGACCTTAGCACCTcgtgctgctgttgctgctgctgctcctcgGGCTGTCGCACCTTATAAATACGCTTCCAGTGTCCGCAGCCCTCACCCTGCCATCCAGCCTCTGCAG gcaccccagcctgcGGTCCATGTGCAGGGGCAGGAGCCCTTGACCGCCTCCATGTTGGCTGCAGCACCCCCCCAGGAACAGAAGCAGATGTTGG GAGAACGTTTGTTCCCACTCATCCAAACCATGCATTCAAACCTGGCTGGAAAAATCACAGGAATGCTGCTGGAGATTGACAACTCTGAGCTGCTGCACATGCTGGAGTCCCCTGAGTCTCTCCGCTCCAAG GTGGATGAAGCTGTGGCGGTTCTACAGGCTCATCATGCCAAGAAAGAAGCTGCCCAGAAGGTGGGCGCTGTTGCTGCTGCTACCTCTTAG
- the PABPC4 gene encoding polyadenylate-binding protein 4 isoform X5 encodes MNAAASSYPMASLYVGDLHSDVTEAMLYEKFSPAGPVLSIRVCRDMITRRSLGYAYVNFQQPADAERALDTMNFDVIKGKPIRIMWSQRDPSLRKSGVGNVFIKNLDKSIDNKALYDTFSAFGNILSCKVVCDENGSKGYAFVHFETQEAADKAIEKMNGMLLNDRKVFVGRFKSRKEREAELGAKAKEFTNVYIKNFGEEVDDESLKELFSQFGKTLSVKVMRDPSGKSKGFGFVSYEKHEDANKAVEEMNGKEISGKVIFVGRAQKKVERQAELKRKFEQLKQERISRYQGVNLYIKNLDDTIDDEKLRKEFSPFGSITSAKVMLEDGRSKGFGFVCFSSPEEATKAVTEMNGRIVGSKPLYVALAQRKEERKAHLTNQYMQRVAGMRALPANAILNQFQPAAGGYFVPAVPQAQGRPPYYTPNQLAQMRPNPRWQQGGRPQGFQGMPSAIRQSGPRPALRHLAPTGSECPDRLAMDFGGAGAAQQGLTDSCQSGGVPTAVQTLAPRAAVAAAAPRAVAPYKYASSVRSPHPAIQPLQAPQPAVHVQGQEPLTASMLAAAPPQEQKQMLGERLFPLIQTMHSNLAGKITGMLLEIDNSELLHMLESPESLRSKVDEAVAVLQAHHAKKEAAQKDSKAK; translated from the exons CTGAGCGGGCCTTGGATACCATGAACTTTGATGTGATTAAGGGAAAGCCAATCCGCATCATGTGGTCTCAGAGGGATCCCTCTTTGAGAAAATCTGGTGTGGGAAATGTCTTCATCAAGAATCTGGACAAATCTATAGATAACAAGGCACTTTATGATACTTTTTCTGCTTTTGGAAACATTCTGTCTTGCAAG GTGGTGTGTGATGAGAACGGCTCTAAGGGTTATGCCTTTGTCCACTTCGAGACCCAAGAGGCTGCTGACAAGGCCATCGAGAAGATGAACGGCATGCTCCTCAATGACCGCAAAGT GTTTGTGGGCAGATTCAAGTCTCGAAAAGAGCGGGAAGCCGAGCTTGGAGCCAAAGCCAAGGAGTTCACCAATGTTTATATCAAAAACTTTGGGGAAGAGGTGGATGATGAGAGCCTGAAAGAGCTGTTTAGTCAGTTTG GTAAGACCCTAAGTGTCAAGGTGATGAGAGATCCCAGTGGGAAATCCAAAGGCTTTGGCTTTGTGAGTTACGAAAAACACGAGGATGCCAATAAG GCCGTGGAagagatgaatggaaaagaaatcagTGGGAAAGTCATTTTTGTAGGCCGCGCACAGAAGAAAGTGGAACGGCAGGCCGAGTTAAAGCGGAAATTTGAACAGCTGAAGCAAGAGAGAATTAGTCGGTATCAG GGAGTGAATCTCTACATTAAGAACTTGGATGACACCATTGATGATGAGAAGTTAAGAAAAGAGTTTTCTCCTTTTGGATCAATCACCAGCGCTAAG GTAATGTTGGAGGATGGGAGAAGCAAAGGGTTTGGCTTTGTCTGCTTCTCATCTCCTGAAGAGGCGACCAAAGCGGTCACTGAGATGAATGGACGCATCGTGGGCTCCAAGCCGCTGTACGTCGCCCTggcccagagaaaggaagagagaaaggctCACCTGACCAACCAGTATATGCAGCGGGTGGCTGGAATGAGAGCACTTCCTGCCAATGCCATCTTAAATCAGTTCCAGCCTGCAGCCGGTGGCTACTTTGTGCCAGCAGTTCCACAG GCTCAGGGAAGACCTCCATATTACACACCTAACCAGTTAGCACAGATGAGGCCTAATCCACGCTGGCAGCAAGGTGGGAGACCTCAAG GCTTCCAAGGAATGCCAAGTGCTATACGCCAGTCTGGGCCTCGTCCAGCTCTTCGCCATCTGGCTCCAACTG GGTCTGAGTGCCCGGACCGCTTGGCTATGGACTTTGGTGGGGCTGGTGCCGCCCAGCAAGGGCTGACTGACAGCTGCCAGTCTGGAG GTGTTCCCACAGCTGTGCAGACCTTAGCACCTcgtgctgctgttgctgctgctgctcctcgGGCTGTCGCACCTTATAAATACGCTTCCAGTGTCCGCAGCCCTCACCCTGCCATCCAGCCTCTGCAG gcaccccagcctgcGGTCCATGTGCAGGGGCAGGAGCCCTTGACCGCCTCCATGTTGGCTGCAGCACCCCCCCAGGAACAGAAGCAGATGTTGG GAGAACGTTTGTTCCCACTCATCCAAACCATGCATTCAAACCTGGCTGGAAAAATCACAGGAATGCTGCTGGAGATTGACAACTCTGAGCTGCTGCACATGCTGGAGTCCCCTGAGTCTCTCCGCTCCAAG GTGGATGAAGCTGTGGCGGTTCTACAGGCTCATCATGCCAAGAAAGAAGCTGCCCAGAAG GATTCAAAAGCCAAATAA
- the PABPC4 gene encoding polyadenylate-binding protein 4 isoform X2 yields the protein MNAAASSYPMASLYVGDLHSDVTEAMLYEKFSPAGPVLSIRVCRDMITRRSLGYAYVNFQQPADAERALDTMNFDVIKGKPIRIMWSQRDPSLRKSGVGNVFIKNLDKSIDNKALYDTFSAFGNILSCKVVCDENGSKGYAFVHFETQEAADKAIEKMNGMLLNDRKVFVGRFKSRKEREAELGAKAKEFTNVYIKNFGEEVDDESLKELFSQFGKTLSVKVMRDPSGKSKGFGFVSYEKHEDANKAVEEMNGKEISGKVIFVGRAQKKVERQAELKRKFEQLKQERISRYQGVNLYIKNLDDTIDDEKLRKEFSPFGSITSAKVMLEDGRSKGFGFVCFSSPEEATKAVTEMNGRIVGSKPLYVALAQRKEERKAHLTNQYMQRVAGMRALPANAILNQFQPAAGGYFVPAVPQAQGRPPYYTPNQLAQMRPNPRWQQGGRPQGFQGMPSAIRQSGPRPALRHLAPTGNAPASRGLPTTAQRVGSECPDRLAMDFGGAGAAQQGLTDSCQSGGVPTAVQTLAPRAAVAAAAPRAVAPYKYASSVRSPHPAIQPLQAPQPAVHVQGQEPLTASMLAAAPPQEQKQMLGERLFPLIQTMHSNLAGKITGMLLEIDNSELLHMLESPESLRSKVDEAVAVLQAHHAKKEAAQKDSKAK from the exons CTGAGCGGGCCTTGGATACCATGAACTTTGATGTGATTAAGGGAAAGCCAATCCGCATCATGTGGTCTCAGAGGGATCCCTCTTTGAGAAAATCTGGTGTGGGAAATGTCTTCATCAAGAATCTGGACAAATCTATAGATAACAAGGCACTTTATGATACTTTTTCTGCTTTTGGAAACATTCTGTCTTGCAAG GTGGTGTGTGATGAGAACGGCTCTAAGGGTTATGCCTTTGTCCACTTCGAGACCCAAGAGGCTGCTGACAAGGCCATCGAGAAGATGAACGGCATGCTCCTCAATGACCGCAAAGT GTTTGTGGGCAGATTCAAGTCTCGAAAAGAGCGGGAAGCCGAGCTTGGAGCCAAAGCCAAGGAGTTCACCAATGTTTATATCAAAAACTTTGGGGAAGAGGTGGATGATGAGAGCCTGAAAGAGCTGTTTAGTCAGTTTG GTAAGACCCTAAGTGTCAAGGTGATGAGAGATCCCAGTGGGAAATCCAAAGGCTTTGGCTTTGTGAGTTACGAAAAACACGAGGATGCCAATAAG GCCGTGGAagagatgaatggaaaagaaatcagTGGGAAAGTCATTTTTGTAGGCCGCGCACAGAAGAAAGTGGAACGGCAGGCCGAGTTAAAGCGGAAATTTGAACAGCTGAAGCAAGAGAGAATTAGTCGGTATCAG GGAGTGAATCTCTACATTAAGAACTTGGATGACACCATTGATGATGAGAAGTTAAGAAAAGAGTTTTCTCCTTTTGGATCAATCACCAGCGCTAAG GTAATGTTGGAGGATGGGAGAAGCAAAGGGTTTGGCTTTGTCTGCTTCTCATCTCCTGAAGAGGCGACCAAAGCGGTCACTGAGATGAATGGACGCATCGTGGGCTCCAAGCCGCTGTACGTCGCCCTggcccagagaaaggaagagagaaaggctCACCTGACCAACCAGTATATGCAGCGGGTGGCTGGAATGAGAGCACTTCCTGCCAATGCCATCTTAAATCAGTTCCAGCCTGCAGCCGGTGGCTACTTTGTGCCAGCAGTTCCACAG GCTCAGGGAAGACCTCCATATTACACACCTAACCAGTTAGCACAGATGAGGCCTAATCCACGCTGGCAGCAAGGTGGGAGACCTCAAG GCTTCCAAGGAATGCCAAGTGCTATACGCCAGTCTGGGCCTCGTCCAGCTCTTCGCCATCTGGCTCCAACTGGTAATGCTCCGGCCTCTCGTGGCCTCCCTACTACTGCTCAGAGAGTCG GGTCTGAGTGCCCGGACCGCTTGGCTATGGACTTTGGTGGGGCTGGTGCCGCCCAGCAAGGGCTGACTGACAGCTGCCAGTCTGGAG GTGTTCCCACAGCTGTGCAGACCTTAGCACCTcgtgctgctgttgctgctgctgctcctcgGGCTGTCGCACCTTATAAATACGCTTCCAGTGTCCGCAGCCCTCACCCTGCCATCCAGCCTCTGCAG gcaccccagcctgcGGTCCATGTGCAGGGGCAGGAGCCCTTGACCGCCTCCATGTTGGCTGCAGCACCCCCCCAGGAACAGAAGCAGATGTTGG GAGAACGTTTGTTCCCACTCATCCAAACCATGCATTCAAACCTGGCTGGAAAAATCACAGGAATGCTGCTGGAGATTGACAACTCTGAGCTGCTGCACATGCTGGAGTCCCCTGAGTCTCTCCGCTCCAAG GTGGATGAAGCTGTGGCGGTTCTACAGGCTCATCATGCCAAGAAAGAAGCTGCCCAGAAG GATTCAAAAGCCAAATAA